Proteins found in one Paenibacillus wynnii genomic segment:
- a CDS encoding response regulator transcription factor, translated as MQMIIVDDEAHWVDNLSMNKPWHTLGIEQVHKAYSATEALQIIDTHPIDIVISDVQMPEMTGLELIERIRVHDKRIKCIILSGHSDFEFAKKAVQHKAVDYLLKPPTDQELFGAVKTAIDQLNTEWELISSLERTQYTLRENLPLLRGQLLLDALQGQRLSADEWDRKLGNYELPFSYGECSLMLVRLEEEFGQYKNNGQPLIEYAIINMAEEILGEFMEVWGVKEEHGYLVFLLQFKGKGTDIPKETILEKLSSQLQYKVKQFLKGSISIVITEWFRFPEQLQDRFRQASAYFRQIVGDEREFVMRVHDLETPTALGPLDALYSPPSFINLLEAGHWDAAEAKLMTVFTELDDQWPESWEHCMEAGFLISASYTHLAHTNGHTLSKLLGTDMEPLQNGEAFATISKLRKWSIGALGKLKEGTSNEVKDIRSVYVKKIQEFTDRNLHLDVSLRVLADHVNLHPTHLSKIYKIETGEGISEYISRLRMERACHKLKTTAKKVYEIGMEIGYMDPAYFIKVFKRQFGVTPQEYRDGNK; from the coding sequence ATGCAAATGATCATAGTAGATGATGAAGCTCATTGGGTAGACAATCTATCCATGAATAAACCCTGGCACACACTGGGAATTGAACAGGTACACAAGGCCTATTCCGCAACTGAAGCGTTACAGATTATCGATACACACCCTATTGATATTGTTATATCCGATGTTCAAATGCCTGAAATGACTGGCTTAGAGCTAATCGAACGGATACGGGTCCATGATAAAAGAATAAAGTGCATTATCTTATCCGGTCATTCTGATTTTGAATTTGCCAAAAAAGCGGTTCAGCATAAAGCTGTGGACTATCTGCTTAAGCCACCAACGGATCAAGAATTATTCGGCGCTGTCAAAACAGCCATCGATCAACTGAATACAGAATGGGAACTCATCAGTTCTCTGGAACGCACCCAATATACCCTTCGGGAGAACCTCCCTCTTCTCCGCGGTCAGCTGCTGCTTGACGCCCTTCAGGGGCAGCGCCTTTCAGCCGACGAATGGGATCGTAAATTGGGCAATTATGAATTGCCGTTCAGCTATGGAGAGTGCTCGTTAATGCTTGTAAGGTTGGAGGAAGAGTTCGGACAGTATAAAAACAACGGACAACCGTTGATAGAATATGCAATCATTAATATGGCCGAGGAGATTCTAGGCGAGTTCATGGAGGTCTGGGGCGTTAAGGAGGAGCATGGGTACCTCGTATTTTTGCTTCAGTTCAAGGGCAAAGGAACGGATATTCCAAAAGAAACCATTCTGGAAAAGCTGTCGTCACAGCTCCAGTATAAGGTCAAACAGTTCCTGAAAGGCTCCATCTCCATTGTAATTACAGAGTGGTTCCGGTTTCCGGAGCAGCTTCAAGATCGTTTTCGTCAGGCTTCTGCCTATTTCCGGCAGATTGTAGGGGACGAACGAGAATTTGTTATGCGTGTTCATGATTTGGAAACCCCCACGGCTCTGGGACCTTTGGACGCACTCTATTCCCCTCCCTCGTTCATAAATCTGCTGGAAGCTGGGCACTGGGATGCGGCTGAAGCCAAGCTGATGACCGTCTTCACGGAGTTGGATGACCAATGGCCCGAATCCTGGGAGCACTGCATGGAAGCCGGGTTTTTAATTTCTGCTTCCTACACGCATCTCGCCCACACCAACGGTCATACTCTGAGCAAATTGCTTGGGACAGATATGGAGCCGTTGCAGAATGGGGAAGCTTTTGCTACCATCAGCAAGCTGCGGAAGTGGTCGATTGGCGCTCTTGGTAAGCTGAAAGAAGGTACCTCCAATGAAGTGAAGGACATCCGTTCTGTGTACGTGAAGAAAATTCAAGAGTTTACGGACAGAAACTTGCATCTTGACGTTTCTTTACGAGTACTCGCCGACCATGTCAATCTGCATCCGACTCACTTATCCAAAATTTATAAGATCGAAACCGGAGAAGGAATAAGCGAATATATCTCCCGTCTGCGCATGGAACGGGCTTGCCATAAGCTGAAAACCACAGCCAAAAAGGTGTATGAAATCGGTATGGAGATTGGGTATATGGATCCAGCTTACTTCATCAAAGTCTTCAAGCGACAGTTCGGAGTCACCCCGCAGGAATATCGGGACGGGAATAAATAG